In the Bacteroidota bacterium genome, CTGCAAAGAATAATAAATTCTTAAATACAGGAGCAAATATGACAATTGGTATTCCTGAGGATGTTTGGAGTAATCTACCTGAAGTAGGAGATGAAATCCTGGCATATACTTCAGCAGACGAATTAGTAGGTTCGATAGTGTTCGAAGGCGGAAATATTGCCCTACCAGTTTGGGGTAACGATTTCACTACAAACACAATAGATGGAATGGAAAATGATGAAGCAATTACATTGAAATTGTGGAGAGCCTCCACAGAGGAAGTTGAAACAATCGAAGTTTTAAGTTGGACAGAAGGAAATGAGTTTTATTCCGACAATAAAATAAGTATTGTAAAAAATATGATAATTGGTAATTTTGATACCTATTCTTTAGATCAGAATATTCCAAATCCATATTCAGAAACTACTACAATTAGCTTCTACTTACCAGAATCAACAAATGTAAAAATGAATATTTACAATATTTTAGGTGAGTTTGTAGAAGAGATTATATCTCAAGACTACGAAGCCGGTGAACACACTATAGAATTCGACTCTAAAGATTTATCTTCAGGATCTTACTTCTATAAAATTATTACCGACAATTTTGTAGCTACAAAACAAATGAATATTGAAAAATAATCATAAGTTAAAACATTAAAAGAAACACCTGTGCGAATTTCGTACAGGTGTTTTTTTTTGTGATATATTTTAATGCACTATAGTTTTATTTGTTAGTGTCGATTATCTCAAATCTGTTAAATGATAAATGTTCACCATATTTCACATAGCCTAATTGATTAGTAGCCAGCAAAGTTTTTCCAATTCTAAAATCACTAATATTTTTATGATGATGCCCAAAAATCCAATAATCAATATTCGATTTTTCTATCAAATCAAATAGCTCTGTGGCAAAAGCTTGACTCAAAGCATCTCCTTTGTATATTTCAGGGTAGTTCATAAAAGTAGGAACATGATGTGTTACAACTATGGTTTTTTCTTGCATATTATGTTTTAACTCCCTTTCAATAAAAGATTTAGACTCCGAGTGCAAGAAATTATATTTATCTGGTGTAAAAAGTTTTGTATTATCTTTTATTATATGAAAATCGGATAAACTTTGCTGAATAATCCATTGATTGTTATGACTAATCTTTGACCAAAGAGTCGAAAAAATAAGTTTTGCATTTTTAATATCTACTGATGTATTATTAACCAGATAAACATTACTTCTGATTTTTTTATTAAGAATACCTTCATTTTGAGCAATATCTGAATAGTAAAATTCATGATTTCCCGGAACCCAATACGTATATTCATAATTATCGGATAGATAATCGAAAAAATCATTATGATTTTTCAATGCTACAAATGGGACAATATCCCCTGCCAATATCAAAATATCAGCCTTTTTAGTTATGGGATTTTTTATTAGAAATTCCTTATTTTCAACAAATTCCAAATGTAAATCGGAACAATATTGAATTTTCATAATTTCACTTTTTCAAAATAGTAAATTCTACTCTACGATTTTTTTGTTTACCACTTTCGGTTTCATTCGAATTTATTGGATTTTCTTCACCAAAACCTTTAGCAGTTATCCTTTTTTTGTCGATTCCTTTTTTAATGATATAATTTTTGACAGCCTCTGCACGCTCCTCCGACAAAACAAGATTCGATGCAGGCGAGCCAACATTGTCAGTATGTCCATCTATTTGAATTTCCATTAAAGGGCTTTCATTCATTAGATTATAAATTTTATCTAACTCGAAAAACGACTCTTCACGAAGGCTGCTTTTGTTATAATCGAAAAAGATATTGTTCAGACGAATTTTACGACCTACTTCAATTGGTGCTAAAAATAAATCTTTTTTTATTTCCTTAAACTCTTCTATTTCAGTTAAATTCAAATTGTCTGACACAGCAAAATAGCCTTCAGCATTTGCCGAAAAACTATAATTTTCACCATAAGGAAGAATAATTTTATATTCACCATTATTCGGATTACTTTTTGCTACACCACATTCATCACCTACGGCGAGAATCGAATATACAATAGAAGCTTCAACAGGTAGATTTGTTTTCGAGTTGTAAACAACACCTGTAACAATCACTACCGGATCTGGTCTGATTTCCTCTTTCAAGCGAATTCTTACAATATCTCCACGCCGCGAAATTTTATCAGACGAAACCATATAGGCAAATTCCCCACTTACGTCTAAGGAATAGTATGCCTCCCACGCTGCCGAATTTATTGTCTTTCCCAAATTTACAGGCTCGCTCCACTTTTTCCATGAATCGTCGAGACGCTTTGTCATGTATATATCTTTGCTGCCAAATCCGCCTTCCCTATCGCTCGAAAAATACAAGGTTTTTCCGTCAGGAGCTAAAAATGGAGAAATATCGTCAGCCTTTTTTGCATTCACTGTTTTTCCAAGGCTTTTTGGTTTGGTCCATTTTCCACTCTTTTTCAAAAAGCTTATGTACAAATCGCAAATATTTCCATCAATTTTTTCACTAAAATACATCAACAAAACCCGACTGTCGTTCGACAGAAATCCTCCCGAATAATTTCCAACATCAATACTTTCGTAAACCGCAATATTAAGTTTTTCTGGCTCACTCCAGCCTCTTTCTGTTTTATGAATAAACGAAAATCCTTTGCCTATAAGATTTCCTTTTTTATATACTCCCTTTATCAAAACCTTATTCCCGTCTGGTGTAATATTCAGAATATCATTATATTTATTTCGATTGAAGGGATTAATCATTCGTTTAGCAGCTTTCCAATCGTCATTTTCGTCCAGTTCCGAAAACCATATATCCTGACTATCTTCATTCCCAAAAGTGTTTTTAGGGTGATTAACTCTCACAAAGTATATCGTTTTTCCGTCTGGCGAAATTATAGGGCTAACTTCGCTATATTCTGAATTTACAGATTTGCTTAATATTTCCTTATTATATTTTCCTTGCGAAAACACTGAAACACACGTAAATGCAATCAACAATATTGTTATAATTCTCATAATTAATAATTTAATTCTTCATTTTTCTAATGAAATAAAAATACAATAGCAAGAGACTCTTAAATCAAAAATCATATTTCTTTTTTTCAAATTCATATAAATTTTCACATGCTTTGTAAAGAATACTCATTTGTGCAGCAATTTGCAATTTTATTTTATCTGGTTTTTTTGCAAAAAAACTAATATCCTCAATTTTAAAATCGTCAGGATTCAACATCATTTGAAAGTGTGGAGTTATATATATAAATTTCTCATTTTCAATAGCAAAAATATGTCTGTCATTACCATTTTTAAACATAAGAGATTTTCCGTATTCCGAAATATGATAAAAAAATCCTAAATTCGATGCTTCAAAACTTTTTTTAGATAAATGAAATTTTGGTTTATCCTTAAATGGTTGCCCTTTTGTTGGACAGAATGTTGTGCAATTTCCACACTCGTTACACCAATCAGCAATATTCAAAACTTGATATTTCTGGTCAATAACATACTCTTCGTCAGCAACAATGTGCAATTTATTTTCTCTAATTAAAACCATATCGAGATTATATTTTATAGGCTCGGACTGATAAGAATAATTTGCTCTATTCGGACATACCGTAACACAAATATCGCACAATTCATCGCAATACAAACATCTTGAAGCTTCTGTTTTTGCTTGCTTTTTTGTTGAAATTTTTGAATGAAACCCTAAAGAGTTGTTATTCGTTTCCGAATTTTCGGGATAGATTTTTTTTGCTTTTTTTACTAATAAATCATTGTAAGTAAGTTTTTTATTGTCCTTGAAAAAAGCTTTTTGATTTGTTTGAATTTCTTTCTCGAAAATAAAATTTGCAACATTTTTTCCATCGGCAACAGCATCTACTACCGATGATGCACCTCTCAAAGCATCTCCGCCAATCAATACATTTTTCAATTTGGTTTCAAACAAATTTCCTGTTTTTCTGAAAATATCGGTTTTA is a window encoding:
- a CDS encoding OmpA family protein; this translates as MRIITILLIAFTCVSVFSQGKYNKEILSKSVNSEYSEVSPIISPDGKTIYFVRVNHPKNTFGNEDSQDIWFSELDENDDWKAAKRMINPFNRNKYNDILNITPDGNKVLIKGVYKKGNLIGKGFSFIHKTERGWSEPEKLNIAVYESIDVGNYSGGFLSNDSRVLLMYFSEKIDGNICDLYISFLKKSGKWTKPKSLGKTVNAKKADDISPFLAPDGKTLYFSSDREGGFGSKDIYMTKRLDDSWKKWSEPVNLGKTINSAAWEAYYSLDVSGEFAYMVSSDKISRRGDIVRIRLKEEIRPDPVVIVTGVVYNSKTNLPVEASIVYSILAVGDECGVAKSNPNNGEYKIILPYGENYSFSANAEGYFAVSDNLNLTEIEEFKEIKKDLFLAPIEVGRKIRLNNIFFDYNKSSLREESFFELDKIYNLMNESPLMEIQIDGHTDNVGSPASNLVLSEERAEAVKNYIIKKGIDKKRITAKGFGEENPINSNETESGKQKNRRVEFTILKK
- a CDS encoding T9SS type A sorting domain-containing protein; protein product: AKNNKFLNTGANMTIGIPEDVWSNLPEVGDEILAYTSADELVGSIVFEGGNIALPVWGNDFTTNTIDGMENDEAITLKLWRASTEEVETIEVLSWTEGNEFYSDNKISIVKNMIIGNFDTYSLDQNIPNPYSETTTISFYLPESTNVKMNIYNILGEFVEEIISQDYEAGEHTIEFDSKDLSSGSYFYKIITDNFVATKQMNIEK
- a CDS encoding metallophosphoesterase; the protein is MKIQYCSDLHLEFVENKEFLIKNPITKKADILILAGDIVPFVALKNHNDFFDYLSDNYEYTYWVPGNHEFYYSDIAQNEGILNKKIRSNVYLVNNTSVDIKNAKLIFSTLWSKISHNNQWIIQQSLSDFHIIKDNTKLFTPDKYNFLHSESKSFIERELKHNMQEKTIVVTHHVPTFMNYPEIYKGDALSQAFATELFDLIEKSNIDYWIFGHHHKNISDFRIGKTLLATNQLGYVKYGEHLSFNRFEIIDTNK